Proteins from a single region of Desulfatiglans sp.:
- a CDS encoding ribulose-phosphate 3-epimerase, which produces MGIIAPSILSADFSRLGEEVQAAERAGADYIHVDVMDGHFVPNITIGPLVVEGVRKATSLPLDVHLMIENPDQYTVAFAEAGANIITIHAEAVNHLHRSIQIIKGAGCKAGVSLNPATPIDVLEFILDDIDMVLIMTVNPGFGGQKFIPATLSKIKKLREMIVSRGLNIDIEVDGGINPETIAKVSAAGANVFVAGAFVFNSKNYRDAINALRNGIVE; this is translated from the coding sequence ATGGGAATAATAGCGCCATCAATACTGTCAGCCGATTTTTCAAGATTGGGTGAAGAGGTACAGGCTGCTGAAAGGGCAGGGGCTGACTATATACATGTGGATGTAATGGACGGCCATTTTGTGCCCAATATAACCATAGGCCCGCTGGTTGTTGAAGGGGTAAGAAAGGCGACATCGCTACCCCTTGATGTGCACCTTATGATAGAAAACCCTGATCAGTATACTGTTGCGTTTGCAGAGGCGGGCGCAAATATCATTACCATACACGCAGAGGCGGTTAACCACCTGCACAGGTCTATCCAGATAATAAAAGGTGCAGGATGCAAGGCCGGCGTTTCCCTTAACCCTGCAACACCCATTGATGTTTTAGAATTTATCCTGGATGATATTGATATGGTGCTTATCATGACTGTAAACCCCGGTTTTGGCGGCCAGAAGTTTATACCTGCCACATTATCAAAGATAAAAAAGCTCAGGGAGATGATTGTGAGCAGGGGGCTTAATATTGATATAGAGGTGGATGGCGGCATAAACCCTGAGACAATAGCAAAGGTATCTGCTGCAGGGGCAAATGTATTTGTTGCAGGGGCATTTGTATTTAACAGCAAAAATTACAGGGATGCAATAAATGCCCTTAGAAACGGGATAGTTGAATAA
- the rsmB gene encoding 16S rRNA (cytosine(967)-C(5))-methyltransferase RsmB, whose product MKTDKPRALALDTLVSLEKAGEYAGNYLEDIFTKNPGFDERDRGFISNLIQGVIRYRLRLDYIIGGFSKTPVKKIDITVLNILRLAIYQIYFMDRVPESAAVDRAVEQAKALKGQQHVVPFVNGILRNICRNKDGVKFPDRKKTTVKYLSSFYSFPLWHAQRCLDEFGLTQTEELFEAQNRFPSVNIRVDRVKTTADELVKALKDESIDAVHAEYVPDCLILENFSGRIERLSSFIKGLFQVQDQAAQAVSWLLDVKPGQTILDVCAGLGGKSSHLMELMGGKGSVTALDTDKRRLEMLHENARRLGLKNIKSVVADASEPFPDNLKGAFDRVLIDAPCSGLGTIGRHPDIKWNRSEIDIKRISRIQRKILENSFEAVKPGGLILYVVCTYTREENRTVIDNFLQKNSGASLVDMNNNAPLWARNLIDNDGFFRSYPHTHKMDGFFAALIKKER is encoded by the coding sequence ATGAAAACAGATAAACCACGCGCCCTTGCCCTTGATACCCTTGTCAGCCTTGAAAAGGCCGGTGAATATGCCGGTAACTATCTTGAGGATATATTCACCAAAAATCCCGGCTTTGACGAAAGAGACAGGGGTTTTATTTCAAACCTTATACAGGGGGTGATCAGATACAGGTTAAGGCTGGACTATATAATAGGCGGGTTTTCAAAGACACCGGTTAAGAAGATAGATATTACAGTACTCAATATCCTGCGCCTTGCTATTTATCAGATTTATTTCATGGACAGGGTGCCAGAATCTGCTGCGGTTGACAGGGCGGTTGAGCAGGCAAAGGCATTAAAGGGACAGCAGCATGTTGTACCATTTGTAAACGGTATTCTAAGGAACATCTGCCGAAATAAGGATGGCGTAAAATTCCCTGATCGTAAAAAGACCACTGTAAAATACCTGAGCAGTTTTTATTCATTCCCTCTCTGGCATGCACAGAGGTGCCTTGATGAATTCGGCCTTACACAAACAGAAGAATTGTTTGAGGCCCAGAATCGTTTCCCCTCAGTAAATATCAGGGTAGACAGGGTTAAAACCACAGCGGATGAGCTTGTTAAGGCCCTTAAAGATGAAAGCATTGATGCGGTTCATGCTGAGTATGTGCCTGACTGCCTCATACTGGAAAATTTCAGCGGCAGGATAGAGAGGCTTTCATCCTTTATAAAGGGGCTGTTTCAGGTGCAGGATCAGGCTGCCCAGGCGGTCTCATGGCTGCTTGATGTAAAACCGGGGCAGACCATTCTTGATGTGTGCGCTGGTCTTGGCGGTAAATCCTCCCACCTGATGGAACTTATGGGAGGAAAGGGCAGTGTTACTGCTCTTGATACTGATAAACGAAGACTTGAAATGCTCCATGAGAATGCAAGGAGGCTGGGGCTCAAAAATATAAAAAGCGTGGTTGCAGATGCATCTGAGCCTTTCCCTGATAACCTGAAAGGGGCATTTGACAGAGTGCTCATAGATGCCCCCTGCTCAGGATTAGGTACCATAGGTAGGCACCCTGACATCAAATGGAACAGGTCAGAGATAGATATAAAAAGGATATCAAGGATTCAGAGAAAGATCCTTGAGAACTCTTTTGAGGCAGTAAAGCCGGGCGGGCTGATACTCTATGTCGTATGCACATACACAAGAGAGGAGAACAGGACTGTTATTGATAATTTTTTACAGAAAAACAGCGGGGCATCACTCGTGGATATGAATAATAATGCACCTCTCTGGGCAAGAAACCTTATTGACAATGATGGGTTTTTCAGGTCATATCCCCATACACACAAAATGGATGGTTTTTTTGCGGCCCTTATTAAAAAGGAAAGATAG
- a CDS encoding DUF116 domain-containing protein: MDETDNKQSRTSDRNRFILLLLLTCAALIGLAVLLWLIPYIGFSKIHPRLPLIMAIFFAAVVLYMIGGGLTLIFTILGGKNLFFNRKIRGVVIRFLFPMLVIIGKLVGISKDQVRRSFIEINNQLVLSEARKVRPEKLLILLPHCLQFHDCQVRITGDIGNCKKCGKCKIKELSGLMERYNVPVSVATGGTLARRIVVEKRPDIIIGVACERDLTSGIQDSFPIPVYGILNKRPFGPCYDTDIDMDKVETAVKVFLGNENR, translated from the coding sequence ATGGATGAAACAGATAACAAGCAGAGCAGAACCAGTGACAGAAACAGGTTTATCCTTCTGCTCCTTCTAACCTGCGCGGCGCTCATAGGGCTCGCTGTCCTCTTGTGGCTGATACCATATATCGGTTTTAGTAAAATCCATCCCAGGCTCCCTCTGATAATGGCCATTTTTTTCGCTGCGGTGGTTCTTTACATGATCGGCGGCGGGTTGACACTTATATTTACCATCCTCGGCGGGAAAAACCTCTTTTTTAACCGAAAGATAAGGGGGGTTGTAATAAGGTTTCTCTTCCCTATGCTCGTGATAATAGGAAAACTTGTAGGGATCAGCAAGGATCAGGTAAGAAGATCATTTATAGAGATAAATAACCAGCTTGTCCTGAGTGAAGCAAGAAAGGTAAGGCCTGAAAAACTGCTTATACTTTTGCCCCACTGTTTACAGTTCCATGACTGCCAGGTCAGGATTACAGGGGATATAGGTAATTGTAAAAAGTGCGGTAAATGCAAAATAAAAGAGCTTTCGGGTCTTATGGAAAGATATAATGTGCCTGTCTCAGTTGCAACAGGCGGGACCCTTGCCCGAAGGATAGTGGTGGAAAAAAGGCCTGACATCATCATCGGTGTGGCGTGTGAAAGGGACCTTACAAGCGGGATACAGGACAGCTTCCCCATACCTGTATATGGCATATTGAACAAAAGGCCATTCGGACCCTGTTATGACACGGATATAGATATGGATAAGGTGGAAACGGCAGTAAAGGTGTTTTTAGGTAATGAAAACAGATAA